A genomic window from Arvicola amphibius chromosome 5, mArvAmp1.2, whole genome shotgun sequence includes:
- the Aldh7a1 gene encoding alpha-aminoadipic semialdehyde dehydrogenase: protein MWRLARPVCEQTAKSCKLFRPPCRPTALMSTLLINHPQYSWLQELGLSEENAGVYNGHWRGGGEVITTYCPANNEPIARIRQASSEDYEETIKEAKEAWKMWAEIPAPKRGDIVRKIGDALREKIRVLGKLVSLEMGKILVEGIGEVQEYVDICDYAAGLSRMIGGPVLPSERPGHALIEQWNPLGLVGIITAFNFPVAVFGWNNAIALITGNVCVWKGAPTTSLVSIAVTKIIAKVLEDNQLPGAICSLTCGGADIGTAMAKDSRVNLLSFTGSTQVGKQVALTVQERFGRSLLELGGNNAIIAFEDADLCLVLPSALFAAVGTAGQRCTSVRRLFLHESIHEEVVSRLKGAYAQIRVGNPWDPNILYGPLHTKQAVSMFLRAVEEAKKQGGTVAFGGKVMDHPGNYVEPTIITGLSHNAPIVHEETFAPILYVFKFKNEREVFEWNNEVKQGLSSSIFTKDLGRIFRWLGPKGSDCGIVNVNIPTSGAEIGGAFGGEKHTGGGRESGSDAWKQYMRRSTCTINYSADLPLAQGIKFEW from the exons ATGTGGCGCCTGGCTCGCCCTGTGTGCGAGCAGACTGCGAAGAGTTGCAAGCTTTTCCGCCCTCCGTGCAGGCCTACCGCCCTCATGTCCACTCTGCTGATCAATCATCCCCAGTATTCTTGGCTGCAAGAGCTGGGACTCAGCGAGGAAAACGCGGGCGTGTATAATGGACACTGGCGCGGCGGGGGAGAG GTAATTACGACCTATTGTCCTGCTAACAATGAGCCAATAGCAAGAATCCGACAG GCCAGTTCGGAAGACTATGAAGAAACTATAAAGGAAGCCAAGGAAGCATGGAAAATGTGGGCAGAG ATTCCTGCCCCAAAGCGAGGAGACATAGTGCGGAAGATTGGCGATGCCTTGCGGGAGAAGATTCGGGTGCTGGGAAAGCTG GTGTCTTTGGAGATGGGGAAGATCTTAGTGGAAGGCATAGGAGAGGTTCAGGAGTACGTGGACATTTGTGATTACGCAGCTGGCTTGTCAAGGATGATCGGGGGACCCGTCTTGCCTTCTGAAA GACCTGGTCATGCTCTCATCGAGCAGTGGAACCCGTTAGGCCTGGTGGGAATCATCACTGCCTTCAATTTCCCTGTGGCTGTGTTTGGCTGGAACAACGCCATCGCGCTGATCACAGGGAATGTCTGCGTTTG gaaaggagcaCCAACAACTTCTCTTGTTAGCATAGCCGTCACAAA GATCATTGCCAAGGTTTTGGAGGACAACCAGCTCCCTGGTGCCATTTGTTCCCTGACTTGTGGTGGAGCAGATATTGG CACAGCAATGGCCAAGGATTCACGTGTGAACCTGCTGTCCTTTACCGGGAGCACTCAAGTTGGGAAGCAGGTGGCCCTCACGGTGCAGGAGAGGTTTG ggagAAGCTTGTTGGAGCTTGGAGGAAACAATGCCATTATTG ctTTTGAGGATGCAGACCTTTGCCTGGTTCTTCCATCAGCTCTGTTTGCCGCCGTGGGAACAGCCGGCCAAAGGTGTACCTCTGTGAGGAGATTG TTTTTGCACGAAAGCATCCATGAGGAAGTTGTATCAAGACTGAAAGGTGCCTACGCACAGATCCGTGTTGGGAACCCCTGGGACC cgAATATTCTCTATGGACCACTACATACCAAACAGGCAGTGAGCATGTTTCTTCGAGCCgtggaagaagcaaagaaacaaggAGGCACAGTGGCCTTTGGGGGCAAG GTGATGGATCATCCTGGCAACTATGTGGAGCCTACCATTATCACCGGCCTGTCTCATAATGCCCCCATCGTGCATGAAGAGACTTTTGCCCCAATTCTCTATGTCTTCAaattcaag AACGAAAGAGAGGTCTTCGAGTGGAACAATGAGGTGAAGCAAGGACTCTCGAGTAGCATTTTTACCAAGGACTTGGGCAGAATCTTCCGATGGCTTGG ACCCAAAGGTTCGGACTGTGGCATTGTGAACGTCAATATTCCGACCAGTGGGGCTGAGATTGGTGGTGCCTTTG GAGGAGAGAAGCACACTGGTGGCGGCAGGGAATCTGGGAGCGATGCCTGGAAGCAGTACATGCGCAGGTCCACATG